A segment of the Bdellovibrio bacteriovorus genome:
TGGTCCCGATCCCGACGTTGCCCGGTTCAGTGATATGGAAGTTCGGAGAATAACCTTTATGCCCCAGACTTAAGCGTCTTTGCGCTGAATCACTCGAGTTGTAGTTGTACTCGATGCTTCCCGCCTGATAGTTGCTGTGCGCTTTACCGACAATGATATTTGTTTTACTGTAGGTGTCGCCAATGTTCGGAGCCAGCGCCGCAAAAGTGGTCAGACCCGAAATCGTGGAATTGGTGTTTTCAAAAACGGCCAACGGATTTGTTCCATCCGGCAGACTGCGGCTGATGTGCAGCAGTGTTGAAGGAGCTGCCGTACCAACACCCACATTTCCGGTTGTCAGCAACGTCATGCGAGCTGCACCCCCCGTTTCAAACTGGAGGTTTTGCGCATCGTTGGTACCCAGCACGGCTGTCGCCCCAAAAGAGTTCCCATTCTGAATAAAGGCATCCGTAATTCCGTAGCCGGCGGCCGTCGTGGGACTTGTCGCGGCCGTCACTCGTCCATAGATATCAACAGTCACTGAAGAATAAGTTCCGGCAGAAACTCCGCTGGTTGGCAAATCAGCAGCGGCCAGGGTTCTGAAGCTCGGAGCACCCGCTGCACCTGTTGGTGCCGCCCAGAATGTTTTTGCTGCCGGTGTGCCGAAATTCAATTTCGCAGAAGCAATTGTGCCCGAGATTCCGCTTTCGGTGATCGAAATGCTTTGGCAAGTGAAGGTGTCGGTCAGAACAGACCAGTTCAAAGTTTTATCTGCACCACACCCCGCTGCCGGGAAAATAGTGTTGGCCGGAGTCACGGTTGAACGGATGTCGGCAAGGCTCAGGAAATTAGGCACATAGTTGGTTCCATCATAGCGCAACAACTGTCCGGCCGCAGTTGGAGCCGTTGCCGAAATGGATTTACCTCGCAGTTTTACCACATCCGGATTCGGATAAGTCCCGCCTAAGTCTCCACCGGCTGTCCCTGCTGGGGTGACTCCAGAAACCGTGACTTCGGTCACCGAGGTCAGGCGGCCTTGAGCATCCACCACCACTTGCGGAACTTTGGTCGCAGTCCCATAAGTTCCGGCAGCTACGGTTGTGTTCGCCAGATTCAAAGTCACATTGCCCGAACTGCCGCCACCACTTAAGCCGGTCCCGGCAGTGACGCCCGTGATAGTGCCGCCAGTACCGGTGGCGCTGATCGTGATCCCACCAGCCCCGTTAGTGATACTGACACCGGATCCCGCCTGAATATTGGCAGCTTGCGGAGCATCTCCCGTTTTTCCAATCAGAATCTGTCCATCGGTCAAAGCGGCGGCTTCAACAATTTTGCCCGCTGACGAAACCATCAGACGGTTGTTGTTCAAGGTCACACCACTTCCGGTGCCGCCTTCACTGACCGGCAGCACGCCGTTAATGCCTGCGGCTTTACCGGAAATATTCCCAGAGATCTTCGCTCCTGAAATAGAACCCGTGATCTGGGATTCCGTGATCGAAATACTGTAACAATCAAATTTGTTCGCCGGGGTCACAAACACCAGGGACTGTCCCGCCGTACAGGATGTCGGGAACATCGTCGCATCAATTTTGTTATTCAAAGATGTCGTCAATCCGGAAATATCAGCAGAGGTCAAGGTCGCCGGCACCCAGGTGCTGGAACCATTCATCTTCAAAACCTGGCCGGAGGTTGCAAGAGTCGCACTGACATCCTGTCCCCGGATCTTTTCTGCGTTCAGAAAGCGCGCATCGTTCCCGGCAGCCAAAGTGCCTGCACCTGTTCCGACGTTGACAGAAATCACCGGGATGCTGGCGGTTCCGGACTTCGCCAAATACGGCGCGGTGACGTTTACATCCGACACCATGCCAGCTCCACCGGCATCGTTTTGACAGACAAAATCAGCGCCATCATAGGTCAGATACTGGCCGCTTGCACAAGTTGAAATGGAATTCTTAAGAACAAAATCCGTTGGCAGTTTGTCACCCAAAAGAGTCGCCGAGTGAGCATAGTTGGCAAAAGGAACAGAGCGAATGATATTGTTGGGAGTGATCGCCTTCCAACCGCTGCCGTCATGAAACTGCACTCGTAAGACTCTGAGCGCATCCACAGCGGGAGTGTAAGTGGCACCACCATCACAGGTATGAGTGATGGAATTGTTAAATACATCCTGCAGGGAATAGCCGATGGTGGAAGGGTAAAGTTTTGTGCCTTCTCCAATAGGAATATCGAACACCCCTTTGGATCCCTGCATATTGATGGTGTTTCTTTGTTCTCGGTAAAGTACGCATGTGCCCGTTTCGTTGGTGAACTCAAAAGCAAAACTGACGTTGTTGTACTCTAATGCAGTTCCATCACTGCGCAGGATTCGACCTTGATAGTTCAGGGTTTTAGGCGACGCAAAAAGGCTTTGAGATAACAAGATGACCCAAAGAAATATTCCGAGACGTGCCGTATTTTCCATACTTTCTTATCGGCAGTTATGTCTCGGAACGAAAGCCCCAACACTTGGGAATTACTCATATTTCGAACGTTTTGCGGTTGTTTTCCCAGATGTAAGTCTCAGAATAAGACCCTCGGCCCTATTTACAGATCGGAGCCTGAGGATCCTTCGCACACAGATAGGATTTGATTTCCTGATTTTCGTTTTTCAGGTTCTGATTTTCCTTCTCAAGCTGATCCATACGGTCGCTGACGCCAACGAGTTTCAGATAAAGTTCCTGCAAGGCCTTCACCACCGGAGCCAGCAACTCTGAATAGTTCACTCCATAATAGTCAGACTCCAACTCATGATGGATCAGACCCACCGGAGCATCACTCGCTGTGGATCGTTTCACTTCAGATTCCAGCTCCTGCGCCATGAAACCCCAATGAGTCTTGGCTTTCGCTTTGTCGCGGTCTGATTTCCATTTGTAGGACTTCGGCTGCAAAGACAGGATGAAATCCAGGCCCTGCGAAAGGTCCTGCACTTCGGTCTTCAAACGCTGATCTGAAGTCTGGATGGTTCCGTTCACCGCATAAACGGCCTTCCAGCGATACGTGGTGGTACCCAGATCAAAGGCGTTGTCCGTGCGAGGTCGCAGCAGACTACCCACCTGAACGCCCCCGGTAAAATCACCCTGATAGTTCAGATGCAAAGTCGCCCCCGTGTCTTTCACCAGCGCGCGAGAGCTGCCGGTGTTTCCACGATCCACCTGATTGTTGGTTCCCAGAACAAAATCAAATCCGCCATTGATCACTGTGGTGCCGCGCAGGGAACCCGCCACATCCAACGGGTAAGCCGGAGATATCGTTGCGATCCCGACATTCCCGGAGCTGGTGATGCGCATTTTTTCGGACATCGCCAAACCGGAACCTTTGTAGGCAAACCGCAAACTGTCCTGGATGTCGTCACCAAAATAAATCGTGGCATCCCCGTCGTTGATGGTCCCACTGTCCTCGTCGCGGTCCCAAATCGTGATCCCGGCAATGTCATTGGCCGCGCCCAGAACAGAAATTCCCAGACCCGTATTGTCCGTGCCCCCCAGATAAGCGTCCGCGACCGAGAATTTGGAAATTGGAGAGGTCGATCCAACCCCGACACTTCCAGTGGCAGTGACAGTCATACGGGGTATATCACTGGTCACCAAGTGCAACGGATGCGCACTGCCCGTCCCGACACCGAAGTTTGCCGCGGGATTGGTCGTGTAAGTACGAAGCATCACAGAATCCGCTTTGGGAATAGTGCCGCCCCCCCAGTTCCCAGTCACTCCCGTACCATAACTGATCAGCTGCGCTCCGTTGCCGTCAGACTCCAGATCCACAGCGGCCATGGCCAGATCCGCGGTGCTTGTATTTTTAATTAACAAGGCTGTGTCAGCGCCTTGATCCTTTTGCAGGTGCAATATTTTTGTTGGGGTCGCGACACCAATTCCCACATTCCCGTCAGAATTCACACGCATGTGTGGAGTCGTGCTTCCGTTGGCAGCAAAGTCAATAGGTGCCACGGTGTTGGTAGTCAAAAGCAAACCATTGGTAGCGGAACTGTTTGAAGCTAAAACCAAACGGTCCTGATATTGCGCCGAAGTGTGATCATTCGGATATACGGACAGCTGCCCGCTAACACCCGTTCCGACCAATTGCACGGTTGCCTGCGCCGAGGTGTTCCCGGCAGCCATGTTGTTTTCCACACGCAATTCGGTCGTGGCGTTCTGAGCTTTCAGAACATGCACCGTGCTTGCAGGACTGACAGTCCCTATCCCCACCGAAGAGTCGGACTTGAAAATAAACTGACCCGAACCACTCGTGGAAAAGTCTGCAAAGACCAAAGAACCAGCGCCCCCAGCACTGCCTGACCCCGTCGAAACCAAATTCCAGGTCTTGCCTCCAGCACTTGACGACGCCAATGCCAGACGCGAACCGCCGGTATCACTGGAGGTGAAGCGCCCCATGTTGATGGTGGAACCGCTCACATCCAAAACATGGACGGGAGTCATGCCGATCCCCACGTTTCCGGCAGAGCTCACCGTCATGCGAGTTGTACCATTGGTTTCAAATCCCAGGCTATTGGCGTCGTTGGTACCCAAAACAGCCGTTGCTCCAAAGCTGTTGCCACCTTGTTTGAAATAGGAACTGTCGTATGCCCCCGCCGGAAGATCCGTGGAAGCCAAAGCTCTGAATACAGGAGCCCCGGTCGCCCCTGCCGGTGCCGCAAAGAAAGTACCGGCCGACTGGGAACCAAAGTCCACTTTTGCTGCCGCAATCGTTCCGGAGATATTTGATTCCGTGATCGAAATCGACTGACAGGTGAAAGAATCCGTCAGCGAAGACCAAGTCAAAGTTTGCGCGGCCGTACAAGCGGTGGAAGGAAAGATGGTATTGGCCGGAGTCACCGTCGAACGAATGTCCGCCAGACTTAGGAAATTGGGAACATACCCGGTGCCATCATAGCGCAGCACTTGCCCAGCCGCAGTCGGCGCTGTCGCGGAAATAGTTTTGCCACGTAGTTTTACAACATCCGGGTTGGGATAAGTTCCCCCCAGATCGCCCCCCGCAGTACCCGCCGGAGCCACACCGGAAATAGTCACTTCTGACACCGAGGTCAGACGCCCTTGAGCATCCACTGCCAACTGCGGAACTTTCGTCGCCGTTCCATAGGTGCCCGCGCCCACGCCGGTGTTGGCCAGATTCAAAGTCACTCCACCTGAGTTGCCACCGCCAGAAAGTCCGGTGCCCGCCGTGACACTTGTGATTGTGCCCCCAGCACCCGTCGCACTGATTGTGATCCCGCCAGGATTATTGGCGATCGTCACACCCGAACCCGCCACCAGATTGGCCACTTGAGGGGCATCTCCGGTCTTACCGATTAACAGTTGACCGTCAGTCATCACTGGAGCTTCCACAATTTTACCCGCACTTGAAATCATGATGCGGTTGTCGTTCAATGCCGTGCTGCTGTTGGTTCCCCCTTGCGCCACCGGCAGAGTCGCGGTCAGACCGCTGGCCTTGCCACTGATATCGCCGGAAATCTTTGAACCGGCAATCGTGCCCGTGATCTGGGCCTCGGTGATGGAAATGCTATAACAATCAAACTTGTTTGCCGGAGTTACAAACACCAGTGATTGTCCCGCCGTACAGGACGCCGGGAACATTGTCGCATCGATTTTATTGTTCAAAGCAGCACTCAAGCCGGAAACATCACCTGTGCCCAACGTCGAAGGCACCCAGGTGTTGGCCCCATCCAACTTCAAAACCTGCCCCGTCGTCGGCGCCGTTGCACTGACATCCAGCCCGCGGATCTTTTCAGCATTCAAAAAACGGGCATCATTGCCAGCCGCGACAGTGCCCGCCGCCGTGCCCACGTTCAAGGAAATCACCGGGATGCTGGCTGTACCGCCCTTGACCAGTGGCGCGCTGACATTCACGTCAGAAACCATCCCGGCCCCACCCGCATCGTTCTGACAGACAAAGGCGGTCCCGTTGAAAGTCAGATACTGACCGGCAGCACAGGTGCTGACGGAGGACTTCAAGACAAAGTCAGTTTCACTTTTGTCGCCCAGTTTGGCGGCGGAATATGCGTAGTTGGCAAAAGGAACAGAGCGAATGGTGTTATTCGGTGTGATGGCCTTCCAACCCACACCATCATGGAATTGCACGCGCAAAATACGCACTTCAT
Coding sequences within it:
- a CDS encoding tail fiber domain-containing protein gives rise to the protein MFLWLFLFGLQAVASPTTLNYQGRILKTDGTPLEFNNVSFAFEVTNVSGSCIFYREQRNAVNMQGSKGVFDIPIGEGTKLYPSTPGYSLRDVFNNSIEHDCDGGAKYTPSLDEVRILRVQFHDGVGWKAITPNNTIRSVPFANYAYSAAKLGDKSETDFVLKSSVSTCAAGQYLTFNGTAFVCQNDAGGAGMVSDVNVSAPLVKGGTASIPVISLNVGTAAGTVAAGNDARFLNAEKIRGLDVSATAPTTGQVLKLDGANTWVPSTLGTGDVSGLSAALNNKIDATMFPASCTAGQSLVFVTPANKFDCYSISITEAQITGTIAGSKISGDISGKASGLTATLPVAQGGTNSSTALNDNRIMISSAGKIVEAPVMTDGQLLIGKTGDAPQVANLVAGSGVTIANNPGGITISATGAGGTITSVTAGTGLSGGGNSGGVTLNLANTGVGAGTYGTATKVPQLAVDAQGRLTSVSEVTISGVAPAGTAGGDLGGTYPNPDVVKLRGKTISATAPTAAGQVLRYDGTGYVPNFLSLADIRSTVTPANTIFPSTACTAAQTLTWSSLTDSFTCQSISITESNISGTIAAAKVDFGSQSAGTFFAAPAGATGAPVFRALASTDLPAGAYDSSYFKQGGNSFGATAVLGTNDANSLGFETNGTTRMTVSSAGNVGIGMTPVHVLDVSGSTINMGRFTSSDTGGSRLALASSSAGGKTWNLVSTGSGSAGGAGSLVFADFSTSGSGQFIFKSDSSVGIGTVSPASTVHVLKAQNATTELRVENNMAAGNTSAQATVQLVGTGVSGQLSVYPNDHTSAQYQDRLVLASNSSATNGLLLTTNTVAPIDFAANGSTTPHMRVNSDGNVGIGVATPTKILHLQKDQGADTALLIKNTSTADLAMAAVDLESDGNGAQLISYGTGVTGNWGGGTIPKADSVMLRTYTTNPAANFGVGTGSAHPLHLVTSDIPRMTVTATGSVGVGSTSPISKFSVADAYLGGTDNTGLGISVLGAANDIAGITIWDRDEDSGTINDGDATIYFGDDIQDSLRFAYKGSGLAMSEKMRITSSGNVGIATISPAYPLDVAGSLRGTTVINGGFDFVLGTNNQVDRGNTGSSRALVKDTGATLHLNYQGDFTGGVQVGSLLRPRTDNAFDLGTTTYRWKAVYAVNGTIQTSDQRLKTEVQDLSQGLDFILSLQPKSYKWKSDRDKAKAKTHWGFMAQELESEVKRSTASDAPVGLIHHELESDYYGVNYSELLAPVVKALQELYLKLVGVSDRMDQLEKENQNLKNENQEIKSYLCAKDPQAPICK
- a CDS encoding tail fiber domain-containing protein, with translation MLSQSLFASPKTLNYQGRILRSDGTALEYNNVSFAFEFTNETGTCVLYREQRNTINMQGSKGVFDIPIGEGTKLYPSTIGYSLQDVFNNSITHTCDGGATYTPAVDALRVLRVQFHDGSGWKAITPNNIIRSVPFANYAHSATLLGDKLPTDFVLKNSISTCASGQYLTYDGADFVCQNDAGGAGMVSDVNVTAPYLAKSGTASIPVISVNVGTGAGTLAAGNDARFLNAEKIRGQDVSATLATSGQVLKMNGSSTWVPATLTSADISGLTTSLNNKIDATMFPTSCTAGQSLVFVTPANKFDCYSISITESQITGSISGAKISGNISGKAAGINGVLPVSEGGTGSGVTLNNNRLMVSSAGKIVEAAALTDGQILIGKTGDAPQAANIQAGSGVSITNGAGGITISATGTGGTITGVTAGTGLSGGGSSGNVTLNLANTTVAAGTYGTATKVPQVVVDAQGRLTSVTEVTVSGVTPAGTAGGDLGGTYPNPDVVKLRGKSISATAPTAAGQLLRYDGTNYVPNFLSLADIRSTVTPANTIFPAAGCGADKTLNWSVLTDTFTCQSISITESGISGTIASAKLNFGTPAAKTFWAAPTGAAGAPSFRTLAAADLPTSGVSAGTYSSVTVDIYGRVTAATSPTTAAGYGITDAFIQNGNSFGATAVLGTNDAQNLQFETGGAARMTLLTTGNVGVGTAAPSTLLHISRSLPDGTNPLAVFENTNSTISGLTTFAALAPNIGDTYSKTNIIVGKAHSNYQAGSIEYNYNSSDSAQRRLSLGHKGYSPNFHITEPGNVGIGTTSPTADLVVTDGGTAAPYVSVDKLAVIGNSNTVLQVTAPNTAASALYFSDPDSRDPGGISYSHTNDQMSFRAGNAFHMFLGSTGYVGIGTSAPETDLHVYSGGNSGALHPQRAGIIAEAEGADVGARFAARHYGPTEVPMFIAYKAKGTKAAPTAVTNGMGLLALVPAAYDGTNWVNSNGSTDSMTVLATEDWSATARGNKINFTTVANGTTQGLVRMTVDQTGRVGVGTSVPSTHLHVNSGDPYSIITNQSTAAGGQAWRWYSSSTGAPLGANAMCFGIGTCLFTLRTDGTATLAGTLTQGSDRRLKRDIANIDHALDSILQINGVTYNWIDPSRGDKRDIGLIAQEVEKVFPEVVKTDSKGMKSVAYQNLVSPIIQAIKEFYSQWQTDSQALHAKVNQQEQEINALKEENKALKSRVNQVDVMKKALCSKDASLDFCSK